In a genomic window of Octadecabacter temperatus:
- the lptG gene encoding LPS export ABC transporter permease LptG, which translates to MILHRYFARRFAWTFAATFGSFFILMVLIDLVEQLRRFGGKASFWELLQLSLLNLPGGIYGILPLITALATLAMFLGLSRSSELVVTRAAGRSALRALLSPLFVTLVIGAITIGVFNPIVAATSKEFEARETALRSGESSILSISENGLWLRQGNETTQTVIRAAASNLDGTELQNVSFITFAPESGPTRRIEAASATLLAGAWELTDAKVWPLGDDRVAEQWATIHETLRIPSTLTADEIRDSFGVPSSIPIWDLPTFIARLEVAGFSATRHQVWLQMELALPAFLLSMVLIGAGFTMRHQRGGKTGVMVLAAILICFALFFLRNFAQILGENGQIPAVLAAWAPPIAAIAASLGFLLHLEDG; encoded by the coding sequence ATGATCCTTCATCGCTATTTTGCCCGTCGGTTTGCGTGGACCTTTGCTGCGACGTTTGGTTCGTTCTTTATTTTGATGGTCTTGATTGACCTCGTGGAACAACTTCGTCGTTTTGGCGGCAAGGCAAGTTTTTGGGAATTACTCCAGTTGAGTTTGCTGAACCTTCCCGGTGGTATCTATGGCATCTTGCCTTTGATCACCGCGCTGGCGACTCTTGCGATGTTCCTTGGATTGTCACGCTCCTCAGAATTGGTTGTGACCCGGGCCGCTGGACGCTCAGCATTACGTGCATTGCTTTCGCCACTCTTTGTGACGCTCGTTATTGGCGCAATCACAATTGGTGTCTTCAATCCCATCGTTGCGGCAACCTCAAAAGAGTTCGAAGCACGTGAAACCGCCTTGCGTTCCGGTGAATCCTCGATCTTGTCGATCTCCGAGAACGGGCTCTGGCTGCGCCAAGGCAATGAAACCACACAAACCGTGATCCGTGCTGCTGCGTCCAATCTTGATGGGACCGAATTGCAAAACGTCTCTTTCATCACCTTCGCACCTGAAAGCGGCCCAACCCGGCGTATCGAAGCGGCATCCGCAACCTTGCTGGCTGGCGCATGGGAATTGACGGACGCCAAGGTCTGGCCCTTGGGCGACGACCGCGTTGCAGAACAATGGGCGACAATTCACGAAACCCTACGCATCCCCTCAACGCTTACAGCGGATGAGATCCGCGATAGCTTTGGGGTGCCGTCCTCGATCCCAATCTGGGACCTCCCCACCTTCATTGCACGCCTTGAAGTTGCTGGCTTTTCTGCCACCCGACATCAGGTGTGGCTGCAAATGGAACTCGCGCTTCCGGCATTCTTGCTTTCCATGGTTTTGATTGGTGCAGGGTTCACCATGCGACACCAACGCGGCGGGAAAACAGGCGTCATGGTCCTAGCTGCGATCCTAATCTGTTTCGCGCTTTTCTTTTTACGCAATTTCGCGCAAATCTTGGGCGAGAACGGGCAGATTCCTGCGGTTCTTGCCGCTTGGGCGCCGCCTATCGCGGCCATCGCAGCCTCCCTTGGCTTTTTGTTACACCTTGAGGACGGCTGA
- a CDS encoding LPS-assembly protein LptD: protein MRFLLTLLFTLLPMLASAQGAATLVADSVFVPAGGQQLIAQGNVEVFFDGTRLSAQRITFDQATDRLTIEGPLFVTGSDGMIFTADSASLDPQLRNGILRGARLVLNEQLQMAASQVDRVEGRYTQLYQVAATSCQICESGETPLWEIRARRVIHDQDEQQLYFDDASFRVVGVPIFWLPRMRLPDPTLSRATGLLTPSISSSDSLGTGIRLPYFIKLGDHRDLTLTPYLSTSTTTLEAAYRQAFLRGDITVDAAVTRDDISPETRAYIFADGIFDLGDDIKLHFDIEYTSDDDYLLEYDYSDKDRLDSEISLERVRDRDLTQASLTYYSSLRSGENSATLPPLLADISWERRVTPSWGGTLSFTSDMQSHYRETATDVVGRDVARVSFGTAWRDDHITQYGLVVDGTLGLDFDYYNVSDDSLVDDTLRSTIYAQTTLRYPLIRQTAQATHVLEPLFQLAWSDVQGDTVTNEDSTATEFDQANLLALSRFAGEDAVETGLRGAAGLSWTRVGTNGWDSTLTVGRVFRETSDLSFSETSGLRGTSSDWLIAGQLRTPAGFTVDSRVLVDDTLAVTRSETLAGWTGGKLDLSAGYIFLPTDLDESRTVDVSEWTFDTTYRFNNTWSMGLDARYDVASTAPTQSGLEIGWQNECVTVDFSVSRRFTSSTTLTPSTDFGLSIGLNGFSAGNATGIPSRHCTN, encoded by the coding sequence ATGCGTTTCTTACTCACCTTGTTGTTTACGCTGTTGCCGATGCTGGCCTCTGCCCAAGGCGCGGCAACTCTCGTTGCCGATAGCGTTTTTGTCCCCGCTGGCGGGCAACAGCTTATAGCGCAGGGCAATGTTGAGGTCTTCTTTGACGGGACGCGCCTGTCCGCGCAGCGCATCACATTTGACCAAGCCACAGACAGGCTGACAATCGAAGGTCCGCTGTTTGTCACAGGGTCTGACGGCATGATTTTCACCGCCGACAGCGCCTCCCTTGATCCGCAACTTAGAAACGGCATCCTGCGCGGTGCGCGTTTGGTGCTAAACGAACAGTTGCAAATGGCTGCGTCTCAAGTTGATCGTGTCGAAGGGCGCTACACCCAGCTATACCAAGTCGCTGCTACGTCCTGTCAAATCTGTGAAAGCGGCGAAACGCCCCTATGGGAGATCCGCGCCCGCCGCGTGATCCATGATCAAGACGAGCAGCAGCTTTACTTTGACGATGCGTCGTTTCGCGTTGTTGGTGTTCCAATCTTTTGGCTGCCCCGCATGCGCCTGCCTGACCCAACGCTTTCCCGCGCAACGGGTTTGTTAACGCCGAGCATTTCTTCATCCGACAGTTTAGGTACGGGCATTCGGCTCCCCTACTTTATCAAACTCGGCGACCATCGCGATCTGACCCTAACCCCCTACTTGTCGACCTCAACAACGACACTAGAGGCGGCGTACCGGCAAGCATTTCTGCGCGGGGACATTACCGTTGATGCTGCTGTGACCCGCGATGACATTTCGCCGGAAACACGGGCATATATCTTTGCTGATGGTATCTTTGACCTTGGGGATGACATCAAACTGCATTTTGACATCGAATACACCTCTGACGACGACTACCTTTTGGAATATGACTATTCCGACAAAGACCGTCTCGACAGCGAGATATCCCTCGAACGCGTGCGTGACCGCGACCTGACGCAAGCCTCGCTGACCTATTACAGTTCACTGCGATCCGGCGAAAACTCCGCCACGCTCCCGCCTCTCCTTGCAGATATCAGCTGGGAACGCCGCGTCACTCCCAGTTGGGGCGGCACCCTCAGCTTCACGTCTGATATGCAAAGTCATTACCGCGAAACTGCGACCGATGTGGTCGGTCGTGACGTCGCCCGTGTGAGCTTTGGAACCGCGTGGCGCGATGACCATATTACGCAATACGGGCTTGTGGTGGATGGCACCCTCGGGCTTGATTTCGACTATTACAACGTAAGTGATGACAGTCTCGTAGATGACACTTTACGCAGCACGATCTATGCGCAAACCACATTGCGCTATCCCCTAATCCGCCAAACCGCCCAAGCGACCCATGTATTGGAACCACTGTTCCAACTGGCATGGTCCGATGTTCAGGGCGACACCGTAACCAACGAAGACAGCACCGCGACGGAATTTGACCAAGCCAACTTACTCGCCCTGTCGCGCTTTGCAGGCGAAGACGCGGTTGAAACAGGTCTGCGCGGTGCAGCAGGTTTGTCGTGGACGCGTGTTGGCACAAATGGATGGGACAGCACGCTAACTGTCGGGCGGGTTTTTCGCGAAACGTCTGATCTCAGTTTCTCGGAAACGTCGGGTCTGCGCGGAACATCTTCTGACTGGCTTATCGCGGGACAATTGCGAACGCCTGCGGGCTTTACTGTAGACAGCCGTGTTCTCGTGGATGACACCCTCGCCGTTACACGATCAGAAACTCTTGCTGGCTGGACTGGTGGCAAACTCGACCTAAGTGCGGGCTACATCTTCCTGCCGACGGATTTGGACGAATCGCGTACCGTGGACGTGTCCGAATGGACCTTCGATACGACCTACCGCTTCAACAACACATGGTCGATGGGGCTAGATGCACGCTATGACGTGGCCTCGACCGCCCCGACCCAATCCGGTCTGGAAATTGGCTGGCAAAACGAATGTGTAACGGTTGATTTTTCGGTGTCGCGCCGCTTCACATCTTCCACTACACTTACGCCAAGCACGGACTTTGGGCTTTCGATCGGGTTGAACGGCTTTAGCGCCGGAAACGCGACAGGTATCCCATCACGTCACTGTACGAACTAA
- a CDS encoding peptidylprolyl isomerase: MRVLISAIATSLALMTPTFATAQFAPAITVNDSVVSEFEIDQRVAMLRIFRTPGNLEELAREQLVEDRLKLEALNSAGLRITDEGLRGAMAEFATRANMSLDQFITVLGQAGVSEETFRDFVRVNVSWRDYIRSRFSDRAQVSEADIDQALGQSGGSSSIEVLLSEIIIPAPPPRAQAAIATANRIAQLTSTSAFEAEARRVSALPSRTRGGRLDWLPITNYPAGLRGVLLDLSPGEVTAPIPITNGVALFQMRGVREVPSAAPEPAAIEYAAFYIAGGLSDAGLREAARVDARVDTCDDLYGVARGLPEDQLQRDVLPPAEIPADVALVLASLDAGETNYTLTRANGETLVFLMMCGRTPALGDGVDRETIRAQLLSQRLTTYADALLADLRAAATVTYP; encoded by the coding sequence ATGCGCGTTCTGATCTCTGCCATCGCCACATCGCTGGCCCTGATGACACCCACATTCGCCACGGCGCAATTCGCACCCGCGATCACCGTGAACGACAGTGTCGTAAGTGAATTTGAAATCGACCAACGCGTTGCCATGCTGCGTATTTTCCGCACACCTGGCAATCTCGAAGAATTGGCCCGCGAACAACTGGTCGAAGATCGCCTCAAACTCGAAGCCCTTAACTCCGCTGGTTTGCGCATTACCGACGAAGGACTTCGTGGCGCAATGGCAGAATTCGCCACACGCGCGAACATGTCTTTGGATCAGTTCATCACAGTTCTGGGGCAAGCCGGTGTTTCAGAAGAAACCTTCCGCGACTTTGTGCGCGTCAACGTCAGCTGGCGCGACTATATCCGTTCGCGCTTCAGCGACCGCGCACAGGTTTCCGAGGCCGACATTGACCAAGCGCTCGGGCAATCTGGTGGCTCATCCAGCATCGAAGTCCTGCTTAGCGAAATCATCATTCCGGCCCCGCCCCCACGTGCGCAGGCCGCCATTGCAACCGCCAATCGCATCGCTCAACTGACATCCACCTCAGCCTTTGAAGCCGAAGCCCGTCGTGTCTCAGCCTTGCCATCACGAACCCGTGGCGGCCGCCTCGATTGGCTGCCCATCACCAACTACCCTGCAGGTCTGCGCGGTGTATTGCTCGACCTCTCCCCAGGTGAAGTCACGGCCCCAATCCCAATCACAAACGGCGTTGCCCTATTCCAAATGCGCGGCGTGCGCGAAGTCCCAAGCGCGGCACCCGAACCAGCCGCCATTGAATACGCGGCCTTTTACATCGCTGGCGGCCTATCAGACGCTGGCCTGCGCGAAGCAGCACGCGTTGATGCGCGTGTCGACACCTGTGATGACCTTTACGGGGTTGCGCGTGGCCTGCCAGAAGACCAACTGCAGCGCGACGTTCTCCCGCCTGCGGAAATCCCTGCAGATGTCGCCTTAGTCCTTGCGTCCCTTGATGCAGGCGAAACCAACTACACGCTCACCCGTGCAAACGGCGAAACATTAGTGTTCTTGATGATGTGTGGCCGCACGCCTGCTCTCGGTGACGGCGTTGACCGCGAAACCATCCGCGCCCAGCTGTTGTCTCAACGTCTGACAACCTATGCCGATGCACTGCTCGCAGACTTGCGCGCAGCTGCCACTGTCACCTACCCCTGA
- the pdxA gene encoding 4-hydroxythreonine-4-phosphate dehydrogenase PdxA yields MQPIAMSCGEPAGIGPEIAVAAWNAVGADIPMVWIGDPTHLPKDTKWQAVETAADAATATAFPVLTRDFGAPNVAGTPNPVHAEGVIASIADAVALVQSGEASAICTAPIHKQALIDGAQFAYPGHTEYLAALAGRSSVVMMLASEMLRVVPATIHIPLADVPEQLTAATLTDTILITHAALKRDFGIANPRLAVAGLNPHAGEGGKMGHEEIEMITPTLDALRAEGFDIAGPLSADTMFHPAARARYDAAICMYHDQALIPIKTLDFSGGVNVTLGLPFVRTSPDHGTAFDIAGTGTADATSMIAALRMAADMAQART; encoded by the coding sequence ATGCAACCCATTGCAATGAGCTGTGGTGAACCTGCTGGTATCGGCCCTGAGATCGCCGTTGCCGCATGGAACGCCGTGGGTGCTGACATTCCTATGGTCTGGATCGGCGATCCAACGCATTTGCCCAAAGACACAAAATGGCAAGCGGTCGAAACAGCCGCAGATGCGGCAACTGCCACCGCCTTTCCCGTTCTTACACGTGATTTCGGTGCGCCCAACGTTGCTGGCACCCCAAACCCCGTACATGCTGAAGGCGTAATCGCGTCTATCGCGGATGCCGTGGCTTTGGTTCAATCCGGCGAAGCCTCAGCCATCTGCACCGCCCCGATCCACAAACAAGCCCTTATTGACGGCGCCCAATTCGCCTACCCGGGCCACACGGAATACCTCGCAGCTCTCGCAGGGCGTTCATCGGTTGTCATGATGCTCGCCAGTGAAATGCTGCGTGTTGTTCCTGCGACCATCCACATCCCGCTGGCAGACGTCCCCGAACAGCTCACCGCTGCAACGCTGACAGATACGATCCTAATTACCCACGCAGCCCTCAAACGAGACTTCGGCATCGCCAATCCCCGCCTCGCTGTCGCAGGGCTAAACCCGCACGCCGGCGAAGGCGGTAAAATGGGCCATGAGGAAATCGAAATGATCACCCCAACGCTGGACGCCCTGCGCGCTGAAGGCTTTGACATCGCAGGCCCGTTGTCCGCTGATACCATGTTCCACCCTGCCGCACGTGCGCGCTATGATGCGGCAATCTGCATGTATCACGACCAAGCCCTTATCCCCATCAAAACGTTGGACTTCTCAGGTGGCGTAAACGTCACCCTTGGACTGCCGTTCGTGCGAACCTCACCGGATCACGGCACCGCATTTGACATCGCGGGCACCGGCACCGCAGACGCAACCTCCATGATCGCAGCACTTCGCATGGCCGCAGACATGGCACAGGCCCGCACATGA
- the rsmA gene encoding 16S rRNA (adenine(1518)-N(6)/adenine(1519)-N(6))-dimethyltransferase RsmA — MSIDNLPPLKHVIDTHGLAAKKSLGQNFLLDLNLTAKIARLSGRNEDHDVLEIGPGPGGLTRGLLSEGARRVLAIEKDERCLSALAEISDAYPDRLTVISGDALDINPLDHLTSPIRVAANLPYNIGTELLVRWLTPTEWPPFWDSLTLMFQREVAQRITAEPGSKAYGRLAILSQWRTDAKIVMNLPPEAFSPPPKVSSAVVHLTALPEPRFPADAAMLQHVTATAFNQRRKMLRSSLKSLSPDIEDHLHAAGIKPTERAEQISVEGFCALARSLKNT; from the coding sequence ATGAGCATCGATAACCTCCCGCCCCTCAAACACGTCATCGACACACACGGATTGGCCGCCAAGAAATCGCTAGGCCAAAACTTCCTGCTCGATCTGAATCTAACGGCAAAAATTGCGCGCCTATCTGGGCGTAACGAAGATCACGACGTCCTTGAGATAGGCCCTGGCCCTGGCGGCCTAACGCGCGGTCTCCTATCTGAAGGCGCCCGCCGCGTCCTCGCCATCGAAAAAGACGAACGCTGCCTTTCCGCCTTGGCTGAAATCTCGGATGCCTATCCTGACCGCCTTACGGTCATAAGCGGCGACGCCCTCGACATAAACCCGCTCGACCACCTCACGAGCCCGATCCGTGTTGCCGCCAACCTGCCCTACAACATTGGCACAGAATTGCTGGTGCGCTGGCTAACCCCCACAGAATGGCCCCCGTTCTGGGACAGCCTGACATTGATGTTCCAACGCGAAGTCGCACAGCGCATCACAGCCGAACCCGGCTCCAAGGCCTACGGCCGCCTCGCGATCCTGTCCCAATGGCGTACCGATGCAAAAATCGTGATGAACCTCCCACCGGAGGCGTTCTCACCTCCTCCAAAAGTCTCCAGCGCCGTTGTGCACCTTACGGCCCTTCCAGAACCGCGCTTCCCCGCTGACGCCGCAATGCTGCAACACGTCACGGCCACCGCTTTCAACCAACGCCGCAAAATGCTGCGCTCCTCGTTAAAATCCCTCAGCCCCGACATCGAAGACCATCTGCACGCCGCAGGCATTAAGCCCACAGAACGCGCAGAACAGATCAGCGTCGAAGGCTTCTGCGCCCTCGCTCGCAGCCTGAAAAACACTTAA
- a CDS encoding DUF4167 domain-containing protein → MKSSRSRSRNKNRNNNRPSGGNIVNRVFDSSGPEGKVRGTPQQIVEKYTQLHRDAILSNDRVNAENFAQHAEHYTRMLAEAQKEIDAKREEQEKQQRERQAEQDKQNRERQAERDRERADRLKAQEEAAAAGPVEAEEGGSGLVETPEEAPKKRRTRKPKTRPDKQPEGEATPEGGAAPEAAE, encoded by the coding sequence ATGAAGTCTTCTCGATCCCGTTCGCGGAATAAGAACCGCAACAACAACCGTCCATCAGGTGGCAATATCGTCAACCGCGTGTTTGACAGCTCGGGTCCTGAGGGAAAAGTGCGCGGCACGCCGCAGCAGATCGTTGAGAAATATACCCAACTGCACCGCGACGCGATCCTGTCTAATGACCGCGTGAACGCAGAGAATTTCGCGCAGCACGCTGAGCACTACACACGTATGCTTGCCGAAGCGCAAAAAGAGATCGACGCCAAGCGCGAAGAGCAAGAGAAGCAGCAGCGTGAGCGTCAGGCTGAACAGGACAAGCAAAACCGTGAGCGCCAAGCCGAACGTGACCGCGAACGCGCGGACCGTTTGAAGGCGCAAGAAGAAGCGGCTGCGGCTGGACCCGTTGAAGCGGAAGAGGGCGGATCCGGTCTGGTGGAAACACCAGAAGAAGCGCCAAAGAAACGCCGCACCCGTAAGCCCAAAACGCGGCCAGACAAACAGCCAGAGGGCGAGGCGACACCAGAGGGTGGCGCAGCACCAGAAGCCGCAGAGTAA
- the prmC gene encoding peptide chain release factor N(5)-glutamine methyltransferase, which translates to MNVQQALAYGTATLKEAGVEDPIRDARLLMAACLGIDVGRMTLHLHDEFEAMPEAIFFADVSQRATRMPMSHLLGFREFYGRRFMVNQDVLDPRGDTETLIEAALSVPFKDVLDLGTGSGCIIAILLDERSDATGVATDISKQALAVAQRNAVKLGVADRCEFEVSDWFEVVGGNYDLIVSNPPYIAADEMAGLEPELSHEPRMALTDERDGLSFYRIIAAGAPEHLNAGGWLMVEIGPTQGGAVVAMFEAAGLLNVGIRHDLDGRDRVIVGQKPL; encoded by the coding sequence GTGAACGTTCAACAGGCGTTGGCGTACGGGACTGCGACCCTTAAAGAGGCTGGCGTTGAAGACCCAATTCGCGATGCGCGATTGTTGATGGCGGCATGTCTGGGCATTGATGTCGGGCGCATGACATTACATCTGCATGATGAATTCGAAGCAATGCCAGAGGCGATTTTCTTTGCCGATGTTTCACAAAGGGCGACGCGCATGCCGATGTCGCATTTGTTGGGATTTCGAGAGTTTTACGGGCGGCGATTTATGGTTAACCAAGACGTGTTGGACCCGCGTGGCGACACAGAAACCTTGATCGAGGCCGCATTGTCCGTGCCGTTTAAGGATGTTTTGGACCTCGGCACCGGATCGGGCTGCATTATAGCGATATTGCTTGATGAACGTTCTGACGCAACAGGGGTCGCAACAGACATCTCGAAGCAGGCGTTGGCGGTGGCCCAACGCAATGCAGTGAAGTTGGGTGTGGCGGATCGCTGTGAGTTCGAAGTGAGCGATTGGTTCGAGGTTGTTGGCGGCAACTACGATCTGATCGTGTCTAATCCTCCCTATATCGCGGCTGACGAAATGGCCGGGTTGGAACCGGAACTTAGCCACGAGCCACGCATGGCGTTGACGGACGAGAGGGACGGGCTGTCCTTTTATCGTATCATCGCGGCCGGTGCGCCAGAGCATTTGAACGCTGGGGGGTGGTTGATGGTTGAAATCGGGCCGACTCAAGGGGGGGCTGTGGTTGCGATGTTTGAGGCCGCTGGGTTGCTCAATGTTGGGATTCGCCACGATTTAGACGGGCGAGACCGTGTTATTGTGGGCCAAAAACCGCTTTAA
- the prfA gene encoding peptide chain release factor 1, giving the protein MIPSERLMQITERFEFLEARMGEGIGGDEFVTVSREYAELRPVVEVVQVYQALVSEIEGAEAMLGDPEMKELAEMELPDLKERLPDAEQAVKLALIPKDAADGKPALVEIRPGTGGDEAALFAADLLRMYNRYAENMGWKFEIIEESQSELGGIKEATIRVSGTNVFARMKYESGVHRVQRVPETESGGRVHTSAATVAVLPEAEDVDIQINANDIRIDTMRASGSGGQHVNTTDSAVRITHMPSGIVVTSSEKSQHRNREIAMQVLKTRLYDAERQKVHDERSADRAAQVGSGDRSERIRTYNYPQGRMTDHRINLTLYKLDQIMQGDLDEVIDGLIQDAQATALAEMGE; this is encoded by the coding sequence ATGATACCAAGTGAACGCCTGATGCAGATCACCGAACGTTTCGAGTTTCTTGAGGCGCGTATGGGTGAGGGGATCGGCGGAGATGAATTCGTCACCGTCAGCCGCGAGTACGCAGAGCTGCGCCCCGTGGTCGAAGTCGTGCAAGTGTACCAAGCATTGGTAAGCGAGATTGAAGGGGCCGAAGCGATGCTTGGCGACCCTGAGATGAAAGAGCTGGCAGAGATGGAACTGCCCGATCTGAAGGAACGTCTTCCGGATGCGGAACAGGCCGTGAAGCTGGCACTGATCCCCAAGGATGCGGCGGACGGCAAGCCTGCGCTGGTTGAAATTCGCCCTGGAACGGGTGGCGACGAAGCAGCGCTGTTCGCAGCTGATTTGTTGAGAATGTACAATCGTTACGCTGAAAACATGGGCTGGAAGTTCGAAATCATTGAAGAAAGCCAATCCGAACTTGGCGGCATCAAAGAAGCAACCATCCGTGTGTCCGGTACAAACGTGTTTGCGCGGATGAAATATGAAAGCGGCGTGCACCGTGTTCAGCGTGTACCTGAGACCGAAAGTGGCGGGCGTGTTCACACGTCTGCGGCGACAGTAGCGGTGCTTCCAGAGGCCGAAGACGTGGACATCCAGATCAACGCCAATGACATCCGCATCGATACCATGCGCGCGTCTGGATCCGGCGGGCAGCACGTCAACACCACGGATTCTGCCGTGCGGATTACCCATATGCCATCGGGCATTGTTGTGACGTCATCCGAGAAATCCCAGCACCGCAACCGCGAAATCGCGATGCAGGTACTAAAGACGCGTCTCTATGATGCGGAACGCCAGAAGGTGCATGATGAACGCTCAGCCGATCGTGCAGCACAGGTGGGATCGGGGGACCGGAGCGAACGCATCAGGACCTATAATTACCCGCAAGGCCGCATGACAGATCATCGAATAAACCTGACTCTCTATAAGCTGGATCAGATTATGCAGGGTGATCTGGATGAAGTGATTGATGGATTGATCCAGGACGCACAGGCGACAGCGCTGGCGGAGATGGGTGAGTGA
- a CDS encoding DUF1499 domain-containing protein, whose protein sequence is MLKYLVLGMLGAVVALGVYVRLAPSNSAQWHKTFYPQPPGQRQSAGGFQIVLNAPAPEATLSQLDTLIMATPRTTRLAGSPEEGTTTYITRSRVFGFPDYTTVWAGPDDTVDGGHGPLLKIEGRLRFGRSDMGVNRARIEGWLTQLSEAQT, encoded by the coding sequence ATGCTGAAGTATTTGGTTTTGGGGATGCTGGGTGCCGTTGTTGCGCTTGGGGTCTATGTGCGTTTAGCGCCGAGTAATTCGGCGCAATGGCACAAGACGTTCTACCCACAGCCACCGGGCCAACGCCAGTCGGCGGGCGGGTTTCAGATTGTGCTGAATGCGCCGGCACCTGAGGCTACGCTTTCGCAGTTGGATACGCTCATTATGGCGACGCCACGTACGACACGTTTGGCTGGATCGCCCGAGGAGGGCACGACGACCTACATCACGCGCTCGCGGGTTTTCGGGTTTCCGGATTACACAACCGTTTGGGCGGGGCCGGATGACACGGTTGATGGCGGGCACGGGCCGTTATTGAAAATCGAAGGACGGTTGCGGTTTGGCAGATCCGACATGGGCGTTAACCGCGCCCGCATTGAAGGATGGCTAACGCAATTGAGCGAGGCACAGACATGA
- the speB gene encoding agmatinase yields the protein MTEFNQPVSGNDLARFAGLQTFMRLPDAPSAEGLDVGFIGIPMDIGTSWRSGTRFGPKQLRQESAMIRPYNIQTGAAPFDSLQCADLGDISINTFSLADSLKIIEAKYDEILKHPVIPMGLGGDHSLTLPILRAMAKKHGPVALVHVDAHADVNDEMFGERETHGTVFRRAYEEGLITPSKVWQIGLRGTGYTAEDFTEAADWGFNQRLASSLWHKSLNTLGKDIVASIGGQPCYITYDIDSLDPSFAPGTGTPEIGGLTTMQAMELIRNLRGLNIVGCDLVEVSPPYDTTGNTALTGANIMFEMLSILPGVKVR from the coding sequence ATGACTGAATTTAACCAGCCCGTATCGGGCAATGATCTGGCCCGCTTTGCCGGCTTGCAAACGTTCATGCGCCTTCCTGACGCGCCGAGCGCTGAAGGCCTTGATGTGGGTTTCATCGGCATCCCGATGGACATCGGCACAAGCTGGCGGTCCGGTACGCGGTTTGGCCCGAAACAACTGCGCCAAGAAAGCGCGATGATCCGGCCTTATAATATCCAGACAGGGGCGGCGCCGTTTGACAGTTTGCAATGCGCGGATCTGGGCGACATTTCGATCAACACGTTCTCGCTGGCGGACTCGCTGAAGATCATTGAGGCGAAGTATGACGAGATATTAAAGCACCCCGTCATTCCGATGGGATTAGGCGGTGATCACTCGCTGACACTACCAATTTTGCGCGCGATGGCGAAGAAACATGGGCCCGTTGCACTGGTGCATGTGGACGCTCATGCAGACGTAAATGACGAAATGTTCGGAGAGCGTGAAACCCACGGTACGGTGTTCCGTCGCGCATATGAGGAAGGTTTGATAACACCCTCAAAAGTATGGCAAATTGGCTTACGTGGAACAGGTTATACCGCTGAAGACTTCACCGAGGCCGCTGATTGGGGGTTCAACCAGCGTTTAGCATCAAGTTTGTGGCACAAGTCATTGAATACGCTCGGAAAAGATATCGTTGCGTCCATCGGGGGGCAGCCTTGCTACATCACCTATGATATCGACAGCCTCGACCCCAGTTTTGCACCCGGAACCGGCACGCCAGAGATTGGCGGGCTGACCACGATGCAAGCAATGGAATTGATCCGCAACCTGCGCGGTTTGAACATTGTCGGTTGCGATCTGGTTGAGGTTTCGCCCCCCTATGATACGACGGGGAACACGGCGCTTACGGGGGCCAATATCATGTTTGAGATGTTGAGCATTTTGCCGGGCGTTAAGGTCCGCTAA